Below is a window of Thermococcus sp. DNA.
CTTCCGCGCAGAGGACGTTGAAAGAATAGGCTGGGAACACGTTGAGAAGATAGCCTTTACCCCTAGGATTCACCGCTCAGGAAAGCCCCTCCACTACGTGAAGCTTCCAAAGACCGATGAGGAGTGGAAGGCCCTCTTTTACTTTGCCGGGGTCATGTTCGGCGACGGAAGCCAAGAGAAGATAGCGAACAACGACGTCGAGGTGTTTGAAAAACTGAGGAAAATCGAAAGCCTCGGAGTCGAGCTCAGGCGTGTCAGGAGGAAAACATCGTGGGAGATAGAGATAAGGAAAGGCAAAAACGCCCTTCTGCGCCTTCTCAGGCAGCTCTTCGAGTTTCCAGAGGAGAAGAAGGCCCACAGGATAAGGGTGCCCAACATCCTCTTCATGGCACCGAAGGAATACACCGCCGGGTTCCTGAGGGGCTACTTTGACGCCGATGGCCACGTGAGCCTGAAGGATGCGAGAATCGAAGTGACGAGTGCCTCCAGGGAGTTTATCGAGGATCTCTCGCTCGTTCTCCTTCGCTACGGTATCGTTTCCAAGATATACCGCTCGGAGTACACCACACTGGTAATCTCCGGCAGGAGGAACCTTATAGCCTTTGAAAAGCACATCGGCTTCACGGTGAAGGAGAAAGCTGAAAGGCTCAGGCGCATCATCGAGAAGAGCAAAAAGAGCGAGCCGTATCCAGTCTTTGAGGAACTTAGAAGGCTTAGACTGCTCTTCGGGTTTACAAGGGCGGAGCTCAACTCCTTCGTTCCATTCTACAGCAAATATGAGGGAAGCCAGGCTCCCAGCTACGAGACGCTGATGAAAATCCTCGATGCTATAGAGAAAGGCTCACCAACACTCCTCCGCAAGCTGGCAGTCCTTGAGGGACGTTCGAGGGATCACAACTACCTGAAGGCCCTTGAGAAAGACGGCCTGATCAAGGATGGAAGACTAACGGAGCTCGGCAGGGAGCTTCTTGAGGTCTGGCGCAACAGGGAGTTCGACTCCAGTGATGTGGAATACCTCCGCAACATAGCCGAGAACTTCGTTTTCATACCCGTTGAGGCGATTGAAGAGGAGGAATACGACGGCTACGTCTACGATTTAACTACCGAGACCCACAACTTCGTGGCCAACGGAATACTCGTTCACAACACGACGCTCCTCGACAGGATAAGGCACACAAACGTCGCCGGCAAGGAAGCGGGAGGAATCACCCAGCACATCGGTGCGACCGAGGTTCCGATAGATGTCGTTAAACAGCTCGCCGGCCCGCTCATCAAGCTCTGGAAGGGCGAGATAAAGCTCCCCGGTTTGCTCTTCATAGACACGCCGGGCCACGAGGCATTCACCAGCTTGCGCGCGAGGGGTGGAAGTTTGGCCGATTTGGCCGTCCTCGTCGTTGACATTAACGAGGGCTTTCAGCCCCAGACCATAGAGAGCATCGAAATCCTGAGGAGGTACAGGACGCCCTTCATAGTTGCGGCCAACAAGATAGACAGGATAAAGGGCTGGAAGGTCGAGGAAGACGAGCCGTTTTTAATCAACATCAAGAAGCAGGATCAGCGCGCCGTTCAGGAGCTTGAGACAAAACTCTGGGAGCTGATAGGAAAGTTCTACGAGATGGGCTTCCAGGCGAACCGCTTCGACCGCGTTCAGAACTTTACAAGGGAACTCGCCATAGTCCCGATTTCGGCCAAGTACGGAATAGGCGTTCCGGAACTACTCGTCCTCATAGCTGGCCTTTCCCAGAAGTACCTTGAGGAGAAGCTCAAGATAGAGGTCGAGGGACCGGCGAGGGGAACGATACTTGAGGTCAGGGAGGAGCTTGGCCTCGGCACAACCATAGACGTCATAATCTACGACGGAACACTCAGAAAGGACGACACGATAGTGGTTGGCGGAAAGGACAAGGCGATAGTTACCAAAATCCGCGCCCTGCTCAAACCCAAGCCCCTCGACGAGATTAGAGACCCGCGCTTCCGCTTCGATCATGTTGATGAAGTTACGGCCGCGGCGGGTGTTAAGATAGCCGCCCCCGGTCTTGAGGAGGCTTTAGCCGGTTCGCCGGTTATAGCCGCCCGCTCAGAGGAGGAAATAGAGAAAGCCAAGCAAGAAATTCTGAGCCAGATACAGAGCGTCGTCATAAGCACGGGGAAGCTCGGCGTCATAGTCAAGGCCGACACCCTCGGAAGCCTTGAGGCCCTGAGCAAGGAGCTCCAGGAGAAGGGAATCCCGATAAGAAAGGCCGACGTCGGGAACGTCAGCAAAACAGACGTGATGGAGGCTTTGAGCGTTAGGGAGGAGGAGCCGAAGTACGGCGTCGTCCTCGGCTTCAACGTCAAGGTGAACGAGGACGCGGAGGAAGTAGCGAAGGCCAAGAGCGTTCCAATCTTCGTCGGCAACGTCATCTACAAGCTCATCGAGGACTACGAGGCGTGGGTTAAAGCGGAAGAAGAAAAGCGGAAGCGCGAGCTTTTGAAGAACGTTACCTTCCCGGGAGTTATCCGTCTCTACCCCGACGAGCGCTACGTCTTCAGGAGGAGCAAGCCGGCTATAGTCGGCGTCGAAGTCCTTGAGGGCAGGATAAGGCCGGGAGTTACGCTCATCAAAGAAACTGGTGAAAAAGTCGGCGTCGTCAAGTCAATCAAGAACAAGAACGACTTCGTGCAGGAGGCGAAGAAGGGCGACGCTGTTGCCATAGCGATCGAAGGAGCGATAGTCGGCAGGCACATCCACCCCGGCGAGACGCTCTACGTTGACCTCAGCAAGAACGACGTCATAGTGCTCCTCAAACAGCTCAAGGATGAGCTTGACGAAAGCGACCTGAGGGCATTAAAGATGACCGCCAAGGTGAAGGCGAAGCAGGATCCGTTCTGGAGGGCGGTTTGAGGTTTTCTGTTATTCCTCACTTTTAAAAGCCCTACCTCGTTCAAAATCCTCTTCACGTCCTTTGTTTTTATCACCCGTGGATATGAAGAGGTAACTCTGCGTGAAACCACTCGGAAAATGAGCTCCTCAAGCGTTCTGGATCCATACTTCTCGGAAAGATGCAACGCATGTATGGGAGCTCCTCTCATCACCTCGTCCCATGCCTTTACCGTCGCTTCCCACACTATTCCGAGGTGTTCCATGTGTTTCTGGCCCTTCCTGAGCTTTGAGTTTATATCCTGAAGCTCTCCGATAGTTATTTGTTCAGGGTCAATCTTGGTATAACTCTTGATGAGCCCTCTCAGGTTCTCAACCTCCTTAAGAAGGGCATCCCTGAAGAGTTTTGTTAAAAAGAAGTTGTCTTCATGATTTTTCATCAGGTACCTCGCGGGCATGTATGCGGAGATGTCAATGTTGCCATTGAGTATCATTTGACTTAGTTCAATCAGCCTCTTGAGTTCTTTAAAGAAGTGTTCTTTGAGGGTTTCCTCTGAAATTTCGAGGATTCCCTCTTCATGATTCCAAATGGGTACGCTGGGTATCTTCAAAAGGAACTCATTCTCCGGTCGCTTTCCTTCGGCGTAGTATATAACGTGAAGTTCAAGGCTTCCGCAGTGCATTTGGCTACAGATTCTCCTCCGTATCAAAGTTGGCATAGAGTCTCTCACATCCCAAGGAACGGCCACATTTGTGAAGTCCTCCAGCCTGAACATCGGGAGACACTCATATATCCAGAGTTGCTTAAGTCCAAGGTTTGCTAACTTATCGGTGTACCGGTGGATAAAATTCTGAAAATTGAGGCGTTCGGGATATATCTCCTCTCGGTACTCATCCACGAGCTTCAGGATTTTCCATTTGTTTTCTCTAAGGGCCTTTGTGAAGTTCTGCCATTCCTCCTTAGCTTCTTTGACTTCAAAGGCATGTACGGCGACATCGACGTCCCTTGCTTCAGGTGTTCTCAGGACACTTCCTGAGATGTGGATTTCCCTGATTTCGAAAGGAAGGTATTCATCGTTGATATCTTCAACTACCTCAATGAGTTCCTCGATTTTCTTCCCAAGCTTTTGGGATTTTATTACCTCAAAAACCGTCGGCATGAGCACACCACTGGGCATCAGTCCTAATCGGGATTATATCTGGGCACAAGCATAAAAATATAATCCTGTGCCTACTTCAAGCTTTCCAAAAGCCTCTCCGCCTCTTCAAACTTTCCCTTTTTCCATGAGAGTAATGACCGCGAAGTACAGCCCGAGGAGTTCGAGGTTTTCCTTAGGCCTTTCGAGGAGTAAGTGATCTCAGACCTGACGAGAAGGGCAATACCAAAAAGCCATTTAAGTATCGCCCCAATACCTGTATACGGGTGTTTACGTAGTTCAGCACACGACCCGTGAGGAAAGAGGAGGAGCTGTTTGGTGAAGCTCATAGGAGAGCCGTTGAGATGCTCTGGGAGGCCGTTCAGAACGGGGAGTTCGTGGCGGTTCTCGGGCCAAGAAGGGTAGGAAAGACCAGCGTCATAAACGTTTTCCTGAACAAATACGGTTCGAGATTTTATTACCTACACTACGACCTTGCCTTTGGGATGGGACGGGAAGCAATAAGCTATACGGAGCTGACACCGGTCAAACTCAGAATTCCCCCGAGAAAACTTGAGTATTCGGCCTTATTGAACTTGAGTATCGTTAAAATGGACATCCATCCAAGGAGCATCGTGGAGTTTCAGAACGCGTTTTCGGGCCTCCTGAAGTCTCTAAACAAAAAAGGAACAAAAACTGTAATCGTCTTTGATGAAGCCCAGGTTCTTCCGCGGTTCACGCCCCTAAACATGCTCGGATTGCTCCAGACAATCTCAGACTCATTCGGGAAGGTTTCCGTTGTTCTCACGGGTTCAATGCCCGGCCTCCTCGAAAGGATGATAAACCCAAGCGGGGAGAAGCCTTTCTTTGCAAGATACGTGGAGAGAATCAACATAGAACGCTGGAACGTCGAGGAAGGCTTCGAGTATCTAAGGCGGGGTCTGCCCAACGCAGAACCGGAGGAGCTGAGGGAAGCCGCCAATGAACTTTCAGGTGTTCCCGGATTTCTCGCGTACTACGGGAAGCTCAGGACAAAGGGCCTGACCCATCCCCGTGCCCTTGAGGAGACCACGAACTACGCGGTCCGGCTTTGGAGCGAAGACCTGAGGAACTTTATCCGGATATACCATTCCCCAGGCTACATCGTCGCGCTCAAGAGGGTTGCCAAGGGGCCTTCGTCAGGAACGAGCACGGAGGAAATAATAACCGAGGTAAAGGCAGTCCTCGGGCTCTCAGAGGTGAGAATAAAGAACATACTGAGAAACCTCGTGGATGCGGGTTTGCTTCTCCGCCCGAGGAGGGGCCGTTACGTGATTCCTGAGAGACCTCTCAGGAAGGCCGTTCTCAGGTTCAACCTCCGAACCTTTTAATTCCCTCCACGTCCTCTTTCTGGACGAGCCTGAGGAGTTTAACCGCGTGAAACACGGATTGAGTGTTGTTCTCCTCGATGAAACGGTCTATCAGCTTCAGAAGCTCGGTCTCGGCCTTTTTCATCGCGTCCTCTGAGAAGTCCGAGAACTCAAGGGCCTTAGCTATGGCGAGGACTTCTGGCGGAACTCCGGACTTCACCGGTGTTTGTGGGGGTTTCTCCCCAATCTTCTTCCCGCTGATCTCCGCCAAGAACTGTCTGAACTCCTCAAGTTCCGGCTCGATGTCGATGCCTGCTTGTTTGAGAAGCACCAACGGATCCTTCACGTCATAATCCAATGCATCTTGGAGCAGCATTGCGTGTTCTTTGCTATTGTCGGGGAGAAGTTTGTCCACGATTTTAAACGCCTTTGGAAGACCCTGCTTCAGCTGCTCTCTTAGTTTCTCCTCTACTATCGGGACGTGGTTAAGTTTTGCCATTGTGGTGATGTAATCTATCAACTTGTCCTGCTCTTTCTTCGCATCCTCATACGTCTTTCCCATTTGTCCGTAGAACACGTTCAGCGCATCGCTAACCGCCTTTCCTATTGTGCTCGTTTCTGCACCGCTGTGGTGGGATAATATCAGCGCAATAAATGGGTGAAGAAGGACGAACTTGACTGCTCGCGGATCCTTAACTTCCATCGCTTTTTCGTGCCACTTTGCGTCCAGGATTGAGGATATATATCATCCCCTCGATCCACGGAGCCCGTTATCTTCATGACGTGGTCCAGATCTTTTTCCGGATGTGCGTGGCGTGCCAGCCTCGGGAGCCCTGCGTTGAATACGTATATGTGAGCAAGTTCTTTTACTGTGTCCGCAGGTACCCCAAACCGTTCTTCTGCTTCCTTCAGAACTTCCTCATAGCTCTTTTCCTTTTTCTTTTCTTTCTTCCCCCCAAATATGAACATCCCCGTCAAAGGTAAGAGCGACAAAGCCACCACCCGCTAAACTTCTTCCTTATGAGAAATAAGCCTTTCGAAATCCTCCAAGTCCCAGATCAGCCA
It encodes the following:
- the infB gene encoding intein-containing translation initiation factor aIF-2; translation: MTKRIRQPIIAVLGHVDHGKCLLPEERVVLPSTGMVTLKDLFERGKGVVEKDEEKEVRLLGERVIGAVSDGRLALLKSPYVWRVRHRGKIVRVKLKNWHSVGVTPEHPFLTTRGWVRADQLRPGDYVAVPRFIHGNEDEGVFLSHVFSKISNEWLIAKLDKEGLRKAKELFKGEKAYKVEKNVFRAEDVERIGWEHVEKIAFTPRIHRSGKPLHYVKLPKTDEEWKALFYFAGVMFGDGSQEKIANNDVEVFEKLRKIESLGVELRRVRRKTSWEIEIRKGKNALLRLLRQLFEFPEEKKAHRIRVPNILFMAPKEYTAGFLRGYFDADGHVSLKDARIEVTSASREFIEDLSLVLLRYGIVSKIYRSEYTTLVISGRRNLIAFEKHIGFTVKEKAERLRRIIEKSKKSEPYPVFEELRRLRLLFGFTRAELNSFVPFYSKYEGSQAPSYETLMKILDAIEKGSPTLLRKLAVLEGRSRDHNYLKALEKDGLIKDGRLTELGRELLEVWRNREFDSSDVEYLRNIAENFVFIPVEAIEEEEYDGYVYDLTTETHNFVANGILVHNTTLLDRIRHTNVAGKEAGGITQHIGATEVPIDVVKQLAGPLIKLWKGEIKLPGLLFIDTPGHEAFTSLRARGGSLADLAVLVVDINEGFQPQTIESIEILRRYRTPFIVAANKIDRIKGWKVEEDEPFLINIKKQDQRAVQELETKLWELIGKFYEMGFQANRFDRVQNFTRELAIVPISAKYGIGVPELLVLIAGLSQKYLEEKLKIEVEGPARGTILEVREELGLGTTIDVIIYDGTLRKDDTIVVGGKDKAIVTKIRALLKPKPLDEIRDPRFRFDHVDEVTAAAGVKIAAPGLEEALAGSPVIAARSEEEIEKAKQEILSQIQSVVISTGKLGVIVKADTLGSLEALSKELQEKGIPIRKADVGNVSKTDVMEALSVREEEPKYGVVLGFNVKVNEDAEEVAKAKSVPIFVGNVIYKLIEDYEAWVKAEEEKRKRELLKNVTFPGVIRLYPDERYVFRRSKPAIVGVEVLEGRIRPGVTLIKETGEKVGVVKSIKNKNDFVQEAKKGDAVAIAIEGAIVGRHIHPGETLYVDLSKNDVIVLLKQLKDELDESDLRALKMTAKVKAKQDPFWRAV
- a CDS encoding ATP-binding protein, producing the protein MRKEEELFGEAHRRAVEMLWEAVQNGEFVAVLGPRRVGKTSVINVFLNKYGSRFYYLHYDLAFGMGREAISYTELTPVKLRIPPRKLEYSALLNLSIVKMDIHPRSIVEFQNAFSGLLKSLNKKGTKTVIVFDEAQVLPRFTPLNMLGLLQTISDSFGKVSVVLTGSMPGLLERMINPSGEKPFFARYVERINIERWNVEEGFEYLRRGLPNAEPEELREAANELSGVPGFLAYYGKLRTKGLTHPRALEETTNYAVRLWSEDLRNFIRIYHSPGYIVALKRVAKGPSSGTSTEEIITEVKAVLGLSEVRIKNILRNLVDAGLLLRPRRGRYVIPERPLRKAVLRFNLRTF